In Leptospiraceae bacterium, one DNA window encodes the following:
- a CDS encoding DUF1564 family protein, protein MNPQKYAETQSSLLVPAKYMDEFNRRTTGFSRRKYLHALLNRYRNVILWGTFEKMDRVKKAYQEVGQNLQKKNFTPNNEDWIELGILADWLGTTKTALFTLLLVLDLAEWDIILPSRFFENGVPTPVTTIAGGSYLSKRKTTRYNRLKRHKPDE, encoded by the coding sequence ATGAACCCACAAAAATATGCAGAAACCCAATCGAGCTTGCTTGTTCCAGCAAAATATATGGACGAGTTCAATAGAAGAACAACGGGTTTTTCGAGACGAAAATATTTACACGCATTGCTGAACAGATACAGAAATGTGATTCTTTGGGGTACTTTTGAGAAAATGGATAGAGTAAAGAAAGCGTATCAAGAAGTCGGACAAAATTTGCAGAAGAAGAATTTTACCCCGAATAACGAGGACTGGATTGAGCTTGGCATTCTTGCAGACTGGCTTGGCACCACAAAGACAGCTCTTTTTACTCTTTTGTTAGTGCTTGACCTTGCCGAATGGGACATAATTCTCCCCAGTCGATTCTTCGAGAATGGAGTTCCCACCCCGGTAACCACGATTGCGGGGGGATCTTACCTCTCCAAGAGAAAAACGACCCGCTACAACAGACTAAAACGACACAAACCTGACGAATAA
- a CDS encoding enoyl-CoA hydratase/isomerase family protein, which translates to MSLVELETIDVNNKKIIVLYLNNPSSKNSMSEKMAEEFSKSLNSIKEISSVSCLILAGRNEIFSGGGDLELLKSFAKKSEEENKKFMYDFYNSFLGIRRLSIPVIGAINGHAIGAALSLAFACDIRIFAREGKYSFNFVKLGIHPGMGASYITEELFGKSISNELLFLGDAFSGEWAHSRDLCIDSVPKSEVVKRSVEIAISFTESSSMALKFLKSNIYDDSKLQEALKKEAIAQAKNFISEDFQETIRSIQEKRKPVFKGI; encoded by the coding sequence ATGAGTTTAGTAGAATTAGAAACAATTGATGTAAATAACAAAAAAATAATTGTATTGTATTTAAACAATCCTTCTTCAAAAAATTCCATGAGTGAGAAAATGGCTGAAGAGTTCTCCAAGAGTTTAAATTCTATCAAAGAAATTTCATCAGTATCTTGCCTCATTCTTGCCGGAAGAAATGAAATATTTTCTGGAGGGGGAGACCTTGAGTTATTAAAATCTTTTGCTAAAAAATCAGAAGAAGAAAATAAAAAGTTCATGTATGATTTTTATAATAGTTTTCTTGGAATAAGAAGGCTTTCAATCCCAGTGATTGGTGCAATTAATGGCCATGCGATAGGCGCTGCACTATCTCTTGCATTTGCTTGTGATATTCGAATTTTTGCAAGAGAAGGAAAATATTCTTTTAACTTTGTAAAACTTGGAATTCACCCTGGAATGGGGGCATCCTATATTACCGAGGAGCTTTTCGGGAAAAGTATTTCTAACGAACTGCTATTTTTAGGAGATGCTTTTTCTGGAGAATGGGCACATTCGAGAGACTTGTGTATAGATTCAGTTCCTAAATCTGAAGTGGTGAAAAGATCGGTAGAAATTGCAATTTCGTTTACTGAAAGCTCTTCCATGGCGTTAAAATTTTTGAAATCCAATATATACGATGATTCTAAACTGCAAGAAGCATTAAAAAAAGAAGCTATCGCACAAGCGAAAAATTTTATATCTGAAGATTTTCAGGAAACAATTCGCTCAATTCAAGAAAAAAGAAAACCTGTGTTTAAAGGAATTTAA
- a CDS encoding DDE-type integrase/transposase/recombinase codes for MAEIFYYLTFIVDLFSRKKIGYSASSDLFTKNTSYAALLMAIKARKKSKMEVTGCIIHSDGGGQYYSKSFLELKRVHQMKNSMAIDVYENPFAERVNGKIKNEYLMPYAPNNISELKTLLAKAVALQ; via the coding sequence ATCGCAGAAATATTTTATTACCTGACATTTATTGTTGATCTTTTTAGTAGAAAAAAAATTGGTTATTCAGCGAGTTCCGATCTGTTCACTAAAAATACAAGTTATGCGGCATTGCTAATGGCGATTAAAGCAAGAAAAAAATCGAAGATGGAAGTGACAGGTTGCATTATTCATTCTGATGGTGGCGGTCAATATTACAGCAAATCTTTTCTTGAGTTGAAGCGTGTACACCAGATGAAAAATAGCATGGCGATAGATGTTTATGAAAATCCTTTTGCTGAAAGAGTGAATGGGAAAATCAAGAATGAGTATTTGATGCCGTATGCACCTAATAATATTTCAGAGTTAAAAACATTGCTTGCAAAGGCAGTGGCTCTACAATAA
- a CDS encoding carboxypeptidase M32 produces the protein MTNKLQKYRDYYKKIVKFSEIQSVLHWDYEVMMPKDAAENRSEQISLLAKMHHDMFVSEEFTRLIDDAKNEVIQKNPPDKEILLREFQILKKDRDRALKIPTDLVENFSKQTSISHQVWANARKNNNFKEFEPNLTQIVDLIKEMGELYGYEEERYDSLLEEYETKTTAKDLELLFHSLKKSLVVLIEKSKTYPNPFKKTVSESLQKSFNEILPEYLGLPNSRSRLDISEHPFSTSLGKMDKRITTRYDEANPLSSIFGVLHETGHSLYELGLGEMNDFPTPLTSSVSLGLHESQSRLWENQIGRSREFWEFFYPKMLSRFQLTSKDIDLQGLIDYLHSTEKTKIRVEADGLTYNLHIILRFEIERELISRNLKIKDIPELWNSKMKEYFGLRIENDSEGVLQDVHWSGGAFGYFPTYTLGNIYSAQLFFFFAKNHPNFLGSVSKSGDFSILLNWLKEKIHLQGRIFDPKELIFQATGEFPNSKYLLNYLEYDFLK, from the coding sequence ATGACGAATAAACTCCAAAAATACAGAGATTACTACAAAAAAATTGTAAAATTTTCAGAAATACAAAGTGTTTTACACTGGGATTATGAAGTAATGATGCCAAAAGATGCGGCTGAAAATCGCTCCGAACAAATTTCATTACTCGCTAAGATGCACCACGATATGTTTGTTTCTGAAGAATTCACAAGGCTTATTGATGATGCAAAAAATGAAGTAATTCAAAAAAATCCTCCCGATAAGGAAATTTTACTAAGGGAGTTTCAAATATTAAAAAAAGATAGAGATCGTGCTTTAAAAATTCCTACTGATTTAGTGGAAAATTTTTCTAAACAAACCAGCATTTCACATCAAGTCTGGGCAAATGCCAGAAAAAATAACAACTTTAAAGAGTTTGAACCAAATCTTACACAAATCGTAGATCTTATAAAAGAAATGGGAGAATTGTACGGATACGAAGAAGAAAGATACGACTCTCTATTAGAAGAATATGAAACAAAGACTACTGCAAAAGATTTAGAACTACTATTTCATAGTTTGAAAAAATCTCTTGTTGTTTTGATCGAGAAATCAAAAACATACCCCAATCCTTTTAAAAAAACAGTCAGCGAAAGTTTACAAAAATCTTTTAATGAGATTTTACCCGAATATTTAGGGCTGCCCAATTCTAGATCCAGATTAGATATTAGCGAGCATCCATTCTCTACGAGCCTAGGAAAAATGGATAAACGAATTACAACCAGATACGACGAAGCGAATCCATTGTCTTCTATATTTGGAGTTTTACACGAAACAGGGCATTCACTCTATGAACTTGGTTTAGGTGAAATGAATGATTTTCCGACTCCTCTAACTTCTTCTGTTTCTTTGGGATTGCACGAATCTCAAAGTAGATTGTGGGAAAATCAAATTGGTAGATCAAGAGAATTTTGGGAATTCTTTTATCCGAAAATGCTTAGTAGATTCCAACTAACGTCCAAAGATATAGATTTGCAAGGTTTGATTGACTATCTACATTCAACAGAGAAGACTAAGATCAGAGTAGAGGCAGATGGACTAACGTACAATTTACATATTATACTTAGATTTGAAATAGAAAGAGAACTAATATCAAGAAATTTAAAAATAAAAGATATTCCTGAACTTTGGAACTCAAAAATGAAAGAATATTTTGGCTTAAGAATTGAAAATGACTCAGAAGGTGTGCTGCAAGATGTTCATTGGAGTGGAGGAGCCTTTGGTTATTTTCCTACATACACACTTGGAAATATTTATTCTGCACAATTGTTTTTCTTTTTTGCAAAAAATCATCCTAACTTCTTAGGAAGTGTAAGTAAGAGTGGAGATTTTTCCATACTCTTGAATTGGCTAAAAGAGAAAATCCATTTACAAGGCAGAATATTCGATCCAAAAGAATTAATTTTTCAAGCTACAGGAGAATTTCCCAACAGCAAGTATCTTTTAAACTATCTTGAATATGATTTCTTAAAATGA